In a single window of the Trichoderma breve strain T069 chromosome 6, whole genome shotgun sequence genome:
- a CDS encoding HECT-domain (ubiquitin-transferase) domain-containing protein — translation MSMSAPQKTSSSARGLEPGHAAEARLRGPSEANGELDLLAGLWQVAPFPRLPADAPAELNDYVQHVENPRRVYAIHRASRRHDFQHLVDKYISQLRSGCGSSNCSTATCFTCRKRLAGKAPIRRYNPTSARTLAVYLASQDNPEAGLCPYLGSPREIPPALNSLIFSTRPSPSQHNTRRPSDSQTASRRKPSVGVATKSPVSPTTTRSRSSSLDKQHSSNQHSETKNDDAATRPGQLPASHISVTEKATQKDYRSFAVATFGTVAFKMLEWLTPQAIEAMTDKFSELGGLRQNTNSTTTDTIAAAATAGSASTEQATSSQTRHSQTHQAVPPPAAQPKRNKTSKPARTSSQDIVEPPTPAKDVSSRPKRNSKPTLRSSPSKSNNRRAMDPVAISAGSEEAKPTSRPPSLNGFYPDKLARAGKTSPAIITRGVPEIPSKPAFFENLSAPTPTAPSTTVEDVESGSSDTETIDERETPSSTPPAIKSEHVDTQTKPRPISPLPEVDFPSAKFLLPQSLSALNVELVDFICDVFQEDNTYERHFFGPLESHASYPVPQNPSRKLARRRSISRTTSPSQWKAFNEQALFTVLSDPHSLVRSFSRDGKLYDSQTLFYCMLRMTRAAPTLVLHSLWMAAESLFTTPRSFQASQSRPSRTLPKGRKPLSDFEAGCVVSVCLHALVAVAPFVSDSKTLYDMSRIRSTGLTLGGNSLSARQPQAICLEYEDVFSNDNAIRLARRVFSAVSARRSLATLMRMDGKTKTGQLDILQPLLGQLDLVHSGPLRILEFAQAERLLHETRVPTLLLDWARTVLYHEWDGNPEVLCGGAFHGALSLISTMYQNRSRLLLGDIQFRADYFSERLDTMEMPVTWAESDSPRNKGHMLDYPYLFSPECLVTFFRSINFAKMSRMFEESSSLKTRMSAIVDPGSLVANPHHKIVLQDMLRVASSKYLVLDIGRDNVLRDAFDQLWRRERRELLRPLKVHLGEQSGEEGFDSGGVQQEFFRVAIAECMDPKYGAFSIDDRTRMAWFVPGSVVEEWKFELMGVLVSLAVYNGLTLPVTFPRALYRKLLGEPVEELYHIADGWPALASGLMSLLEWNEKDGAVEDIFARTYEFSVSNIGGNVTREMTKDMVQWPQNLDWQMRVNIPEESVDEREAPLVTNENRDQYVSDYIRYLTDVSVRPQYEAFERGFNSCLEYKSLSLLSPQILQSLVEGVQEIDISELRRYTRYVGWDASHHTVRDFWSIVKRYDDRMKRKLLEFVTASDRVPVGGMRNLQFVVQRNGDGEDSGNRLPTAYTCYGTLLLPDYRDKDMLRQRLNMALENAQGFGFA, via the exons ATGAGCATGAGCGCGCCGCAAAAGACGTCCTCGTCAGCAAGGGGCCTCGAGCCCGGCCATGCCGCCGAAGCCCGCCTCCGGGGCCCCTCCGAAGCAAACGGGGAGCTGGATCTGCTTGCCGGGCTCTGGCAGGTGGCTCCATTCCCTCGCCTTCCAGCCGATGCACCGGCCGAGCTCAACGACTATGTCCAGCATGTCGAGAATCCCCGTCGCGTCTATGCCATCCATCGAGCCAGCCGTCGTCACGActtccagcatctcgtcgaCAA ATACATCTCCCAACTGCGAAGTGGCTGTGGTTCATCGAATTGCTCGACGGCTACCTGCTTCACCTGCCGCAAGCGCCTCGCTGGCAAGGCACCCATCCGCAGATATAATCCGACAAGTGCCAGAACACTAGCAGTGTACCTTGCCAGTCAAGATAATCCAGAGGCCGGCCTCTGTCCCTATCTCGGCTCACCCAGAGAGATCCCTCCTGCTCTCAATAGCCTCATCTTTTCTACTCGGCCTTCACCATCCCAGCACAACACCCGCAGGCCTTCCGACAGCCAGACAGCATCCCGGCGGAAACCAAGCGTTGGGGTTGCTACTAAGTCTCCCGTTTCTCCTACCACAACAAGATCCCGCTCGTCGTCTTTAGATAAGCAACACTCGAGCAATCAGCACAGCGAAACTAAGAATGACGATGCTGCTACGCGGCCCGGGCAGCTACCGGCCTCTCATATCAGTGTTACAGAAAAGGCAACCCAAAAAGACTACAGGTCGTTTGCAGTGGCTACCTTTGGCACTGTCGCATTCAAGATGCTGGAATGGCTTACACCGCAGGCGATTGAGGCCATGACGGACAAGTTCTCCGAGCTGGGTGGTCTTCGACAGAATACTAACAGTACTACCACTGATactattgctgctgctgccactgccgGCTCAGCCAGCACTGAGCAGGCTACAAGTTCGCAGACACGCCACTCCCAAACGCATCAGGCCGTACCTCCACCAGCCGCTCAACCTAAACGAAACAAGACTTCAAAGCCAGCTAGAACCTCGAGCCAAGATATAGTCGAACCACCAACACCGGCGAAGGATGTGTCATCCAGACCTAAGAGAAATTCCAAGCCGACTCTtcgttcttctccatccaaaTCCAACAACAGGAGGGCCATGGATCCTGTCGCCATTTCAGCAGGAAGCGAAGAGGCTAAGCCAACCTCACGACCTCCAAGTTTGAATGGCTTCTACCCCGACAAGTTGGCTCGCGCTGGCAAGACCTCGCCTGCCATCATTACTCGTGGTGTTCCAGAAATACCATCGAAGCCTGCCTTTTTTGAAAATTTGTCTGCTCCCACTCCCACTGCCCCATCGACCACGGTGGAAGATGTCGAATCAGGATCCTCTGATACGGAGACTattgatgagagagagacgccGAGTAGCACTCCTCCGGCCATCAAAAGTGAACATGTCGACACACAGACTAAGCCGAGGCCCATATCGCCGCTTCCGGAGGTAGATTTCCCCTCGGCCAAGTTTCTACTACCTCAATCTCTATCGGCTTTGAATGTCGAGCTTGTCGATTTTATATGTGATGTTTTTCAAGAGGATAATACATACGAACGCCATTTTTTCGGGCCTTTGGAATCTCATGCCTCATATCCCGTCCCCCAGAATCCATCAAGAAAGTTGGCTAGACGGCGATCAATATCCCGTACCACCTCCCCTAGTCAGTGGAAGGCCTTCAACGAACAGGCCCTCTTCACCGTCCTGAGTGACCCTCACTCCCTCGTTCGGTCCTTCTCCCGAGATGGCAAGCTGTATGACTCGCAGACGCTATTCTACTGCATGCTTCGGATGACTCGTGCTGCGCCAACCCTCGTCCTTCACAGCCTTTGGATGGCAGCCGAGTCTTTATTCACAACACCAAGGTCTTTTCAAGCCTCACAATCTCGTCCCTCGAGGACACTGCCAAAAGGCCGAAAACCGCTATCGGATTTCGAAGCCGGCTGCGTCGTATCAGTCTGTCTCCATGCTCTCGTTGCTGTGGCACCTTTCGTCTCAGACTCTAAGACTCTGTACGACATGTCGCGCATACGATCTACGGGGCTAACACTGGGCGGCAACAGCCTCTCCGCAAGGCAGCCGCAGGCCATATGTCTCGAGTATGAGGATGTCTTTTCAAACGACAACGCCATCAGACTGGCACGCCGTGTCTTCTCTGCCGTGTCTGCTCGTCGATCCCTAGCTACTTTGATGCGCATGGAtggcaagaccaagaccgGTCAGTTGGACATACTCCAGCCACTTCTCGGCCAGCTCGACCTTGTGCACTCAGGACCACTCCGAATTTTGGAGTTTGCGCAAGCCGAGCGTCTGTTGCACGAGACCCGCGTTCCTACTCTCTTGCTGGACTGGGCGAGGACGGTCCTCTATCACGAGTGGGATGGAAACCCCGAGGTTCTATGCGGCGGTGCCTTTCACGGGGCGCTGTCTTTAATTTCCACCATGT ACCAAAACAGATCCAGACTCCTCCTGGGAGACATTCAATTCCGGGCCGACTATTTCTCAGAACGCCTAGACACCATGGAGATGCCGGTAACATGGGCTGAATCCGACTCCCCGCGGAATAAGGGACACATGCTCGACTACCCCTATCTCTTCAGCCCGGAATGTCTCGTCACCTTCTTTAGATCCATCAACTTTGCAAAGATGAGCCGGATGTTCGAAGAGAGTAGCTCGCTCAAGACGAGAATGAGCGCTATTGTCGACCCTGGTAGTCTTGTTGCCAACCCTCACCATAAGATAGTGTTGCAGGATATGTTGAGGGTGGCATCGTCCAAGTACCTTGTGCTGGATATTGGTCGTGACAATGTCTTGAGAGATGCCTTTGATCAGCTGTGGAGGCGAGAACGACGCGAGCTTCTGCGTCCTCTCAAGGTCCACCTCGGCGAGCAgagcggagaagaaggattcgATTCGGGTGGCGTACAGCAGGAATTCTTCCGTGTAGCCATTGCCGAGTGTATGGACCCCAAATACGGTGCTTTCTCCATCGATGACCGAACGCGCATGGCATGGTTCGTTCCCGGCTCGGTTGTGGAGGAGTGGAAGTTTGAGTTGATGGGCGTTCTCGTATCCCTGGCGGTATACAACGGCCTTACACTTCCCGTCACCTTCCCCAGAGCTCTATACCGGAAATTACTAGGCGAGCCGGTGGAAGAGCTCTACCACATTGCAGACGGTTGGCCTGCACTAGCCAGTGGGTTAATGAGTCTCTTGGAGTGGAACGAGAAAGATGGCGCGGTGGAAGACATCTTTGCGCGGACTTATGAGTTCTCCGTGTCCAACATTGGGGGCAATGTAACACGAGAAATGACCAAGGATATGGTCCAGTGGCCGCAGAATCTCGACTGGCAAATGCGCGTCAACATTCCCGAAGAATCAGTCGACGAGCGAGAGGCGCCGCTCGTGACCAACGAAAACCGCGACCAGTATGTGAGCGACTACATCCGCTACCTAACTGACGTGTCTGTCAGACCGCAGTACGAGGCATTTGAGCGTGGCTTCAATAGCTGTCTCGAGTACAAGTCGCTCTCCCTGTTGAGCCCCCAGATTCTGCAGTCCCTTGTCGAGGGCGTGCAGGAGATTGACATTTCGGAGCTTCGACGATATACTCGTTACGTTGGGTGGGATGCATCCCACCACACGGTTCGAGACTTCTGGTCCATTGTTAAGCGCTATGATGATAGGATGAAGCGCAAGCTTTTGGAATTTGTCACCGCTTCGGACCGCGTCCCCGTCGGGGGCATGCGCAACCTGCAGTTTGTGGTGCAGAGAAACGGTGATGGTGAAGATAGTGGGAATCGTTTGCCCACGGCGTACACATGTTACGGGACGCTCCTTTTACCGGATTATAGGGATAAGGACATGTTGAGGCAGCGACTTAATATGGCGCTGGAAAATGCCCAGGGATTCGGCTTTGCATAA
- a CDS encoding c3HC zinc finger-like domain-containing protein codes for MSTNSTKRKFNALLQGLSSPRPSTDGDSPATMFGNRVASGSHKPLDYDALLQKRRRLGFPESTAPRLDNTVSSGLTSLASSIRRTVSDATTPKVRRDGPARYSPGDREELLKRLATFQEITDWTPKPDKINEVEWAKRGWICQGKERVRCLLCHKELVVKLKKEAGETEGDALTAAEVEAALVDKYAELIVSAHQSDCLWKRRGCDDSLLRLSFMSAKGAIEALKKRYEELCVRQTFLPYEFNLHLPEDMNLGNVIEQLPPDFFTGEKASTDAPNRPALALALMGWQGLTNTRIGAVPNTASCHTCQRRLGLWMFKSKEVDESGMVIVPAPMDYLDPEREHRFFCPWKNPAAQSRGHSTQSNDTADMPAWKILLQSIKNESDLRKVYEGQVKPKAKPTAGAATDPSTPAKQTSRAHHTPNISIDSTAIDDEDDEATRDAKDKERWARLRKVKSLFDTKKLKKSRSGAASIKSNKSSRSIKGD; via the exons GCAAGTTCAACGCCTTGCTCCAGGGCCTAAGTAGTCCGCGACCCAGTACAGACGGCGACTCTCCAGCAACCATGTTTGGAAACCGTGtggccagcggcagccaCAAGCCCTTGGATTATGATGCGCTGCTTCAGAAGCGCCGCCGCCTGGGGTTTCCCGAATCAACCGCACCGCGCCTGGACAACACTGTTTCATCGGGGCTCACAAGTCTGGCTAGCTCCATAAGGCGGACGGTATCTGACGCCACGACTCCGAAAGTTCGGAGGGACGGGCCCGCGAGGTACTCTCCTGGTGATAGggaggagctgctgaagaggctggcgaCGTTTCAGGAAATTACCGACTGGACTCCAAAGCCTGATAAGATCAACGAGGTGGAGTGGGCTAAGAGGGGATGGATATGTCAGGGCAAGGAGAGGGTGCGGTGTTTGCTGTGTCACaaggagctggtggtgaagttgaagaaggaggccggAGAAACTGAGGGAGATGCGCTGACGGCCGCTGAAGTTG AAGCCGCTTTGGTCGACAAGTATGCAGAGTTGATCGTTAGTGCGCATCAGTCAGATTGCCTCTGGAAGAGACGGGGATGTGATG ATTCCTTACTTCGGCTGTCATTCATGAGCGCAAAGGGCGCCATCGAAGCTCTGAAGAAGCGATATGAGGAGCTCTGTGTCCGGCAGACATTTCTGCCATATGAATTCAACCTTCACCTTCCAGAAGACATGAATTTGGGCAATGTCATTGAACAGCTCCCACCCGACTTTTTCACTGGAGAGAAGGCTTCTACAGATGCACCCAATAGACCTGCGCTTGCTCTGGCGCTTATGGGCTGGCAGGGCCTGACCAACACACGCATCGGCGCTGTTCCCAACACCGCGTCATGTCACACCTGTCAGCGACGATTGGGTCTATGGATGTTTAAGAGTAAAGAGGTGGACGAAAGTGGAATGGTTATTGTGCCGGCACCAATGGACTATCTTGATCCCGAGCGAGAACATCGCTTTTTCTGCCCCTGGAAGAATCCTGCCGCTCAGAGTAGGGGGCACAGCACGCAGAGCAACGATACAGCCGATATGCCAGCATGGAAGATATTGCTACAGTCAATCAAGAATGAATCGGATCTGCGAAAAGTATATGAAGGCCAAGTCAAGCCAAAGGCGAAACCAACCGCAGGCGCAGCTACAGATCCATCTACGCCTGCCAAGCAGACATCCCGTGCGCACCACACACCGAATATCTCTATTGATTCGACCGCCatcgatgacgaggatgacgaagctACGCGGGATGCAAAGGACAAGGAACGATGGGCGAGGCTGCGCAAGGTCAAGAGCTTGTTTGAtacgaagaagctgaaaaaaTCTCGCTCAGGCGCAGCGTCAATCAAATCCAACAAGTCATCAAGGTCGATTAAGGGAGATTGA
- a CDS encoding 2OG-Fe(II) oxygenase superfamily domain-containing protein, whose product MAPGALDLDAHEQPSNQMKAEWKYFSRLDQNVLLKEIPLDDPRLPIEQSGFCVSGHIPRSQISEAFSHLGPEFAKEAANDGDAPILYHPLLPGLLILPSLLPPSIQTHLLNTMIHRDLSNPTHQTNLHLHYSLPYPPPSSSFFSLSPDSPPTFLPKDPAVHNPLSIKQVLQRRLHWVTLGGQYDWTNRVYPEAPPPGFPDDLASFLKALFPETLAQAAIVNFYTPGDTMMMHRDVSEEIDKGLVSLSFGCDCLFMIAPSRSANDEQDQDHESEQDKDEEKKKYLLLRLRSGDAIYMTKESRYAWHGVPKVMKGTCPDYLANWPAGEDGEFDQWKGWMENKRINLNVRQMR is encoded by the exons ATGGCCCCGGGCGccctcgacctcgacgccCACGAGCAGCCCTCGAACCAAATGAAGGCCGAATGGAAATACTTTTCGCGCCTCGACCAAAACGTCCTCCTCAAAGAGATACCGCTCGACGATCCCCGGCTTCCTATCGAGCAGAGCGGATTCTGTGTGTCGGGACATATCCCGCGATCGCAGATATCAGAGGCGTTTTCTCACTTGGGACCCGAGTTTGCGAAAGAGGCCGCtaatgatggcgatgctccTATCTTATATCATCCTTTGCTTCCAG gcctcctcatcctcccctccctcctccccccctccaTCCAAACCCACCTCCTCAACACAATGATCCACCGCGACCTCAGCAACCCAACCCACCAAACAAACCTCCACCTCCACTACTCCCTCCCCTACCCTCCcccctcatcctccttcttctccctatCCCCAGACTCTCCACCAACATTCCTCCCCAAGGATCCCGCCGTCCACAACCCCCTTTCCATCAAGCAAGTTCTCCAGCGGCGTCTCCATTGGGTCACTCTTGGCGGACAGTATGACTGGACGAATCGTGTGTATCCAGAAGCCCCTCCACCTGGCTTCCCAGATGATTTGGCTTCGTTTTTAAAGGCTTTGTTTCCGGAGACGCTTGCTCAGGCTGCTATTGTCAATTTTTACACGCCGGGGGatacgatgatgatgcataGAGACGTCAGtgaagagattgacaaaGGTCTCGTCAGTTTAAGCTTTGGATGCGACTGTCTCTTCATGATTGCCCCCAGCCGCAGCGCCAACGAcgaacaagaccaagaccacGAATcagaacaagacaaagacgaagagaagaagaaatatctTCTACTAAGACTTCGCTCCGGAGACGCCATCTACATGACCAAGGAGTCGCGCTACGCATGGCACGGCGTGCCAAAGGTCATGAAGGGCACATGTCCCGACTATCTAGCAAATTGGCCCgccggagaagatggcgagtTTGATCAGTGGAAGGGCTGGATGGAAAACAAGAGAATCAACCTAAACGTGAGacagatgagatga
- a CDS encoding 50S ribosome-binding GTPase domain-containing protein: MPPLKPASLQRISHSPPPHKPTQPTKTTPTIPTPQEPSPSPSSSKRSAPPNTKPHKETLFTNTLIRQSPSSPLITTSTTKPQDAQIASAASFFQQGFQFLYSAESLRHHPKNEHIPEIIILGASNVGKSSFLNALVGRPGAARVSARPGKTTLMNAFGLGPLPNIPKGLVRQGEKLPRYSLVLVDTPGYGFKSQASWGDAVWKYIKARKMLRGAVVLLSSEKRLMEQDKWLLRTLAEANTRTLVVLTKADKGGGSWTQRCGDMATLVRQELRKMSQSVGNGWEEGSGWNPDIHITAAGMDNVPKLGSGGGVGGVRTSILEMAGFDFDLKEKEVKKKDETVTYGGPVVSFDDIKWKTG, translated from the exons ATGCCTCCATTAAAGCCAGCATCTTTACAGCGTATCTCACACTCACCTC CACCTCATAAACCTACCCAACCAACCAAAACAACACCCACAATCCCAACCCCCCAAGaaccatcgccatcaccatcatcctCAAAACGCTCCGCCCCTCCCAACACAAAACCCCACAAAGAAACCCTCTTCACAAACACCCTCATCCGCCaatccccctcctcccccctcaTCACAACATCCACCACAAAACCCCAAGACGCCCAAATCGCCTCCGCTGCATCCTTCTTCCAACAGGGCTTCCAGTTCCTCTACTCCGCCGAATCCCTCCGCCACCACCCCAAAAACGAACACATCCccgaaatcatcatcctcggcgCCTCAAACGTCGGAAAGTCCTCCTTCCTCAACGCCCTCGTCGGCAGGCCCGGCGCGGCGAGAGTCAGCGCCCGCCCAGGCAAAACCACGCTCATGAACGCTTTTGGTCTGGGCCCCCTCCCAAATATCCCAAAGGGTCTCGTCCGGCAGGGCGAGAAGCTTCCGCGGTATAGTCTTGTTCTCGTGGATACGCCGGGGTATGGCTTCAAGAGTCAGGCTAGCTGGGGGGATGCCGTGTGGAAGTACATCAAGGCACGGAAAATGCTGCGCGGTGCCGTAGTGCTGCTTTCTTCTGAAAAGAGGTTAATGGAGCAGGATAAGTGGCTGCTAAGGACACTGGCCGAGGCAAATACCAGAACGTTGGTGGTCTTGACAAAGGCTGACAAGGGGGGCGGCTCGTGGACTCAGCGATGCGGCGATATGGCCACACTAGTACGACAAGAGTTGCGGAAAATGTCACAATCTGTGGGTAATGGATGGGAAGAAGGATCGGGCTGGAACCCAGATATACACATCACTGCGGCGGGAATGGACAATGTGCCCAAGCTAGGGAGCGGAGGGGGCGTAGGAGGTGTCCGGACGAGTATCCTAGAAATGGCAGGCTTCGACTTTGATctcaaagagaaagaagtgaagaagaaggatgagacGGTCACATACGGAGGACCAGTGGTTTCATTTGATGATATTAAATGGAAGACGGGGTGA